The Spirosoma foliorum genome has a window encoding:
- a CDS encoding ligand-binding sensor domain-containing protein, with translation MAQLKGWQEITISEGLSQGMIYDLKQDHKGFIWAATKDGLNRYDGYNFTVFTHDAYNKFSLSSNGCSTLLVDRQGRLWIGTLNRGLNLYDDRTQRFYHIDLSDPALPDAGNFEISMLAEDPEGNIWVGTSQNKLVKITLTDALKNGFPQQDDATSQVQFSRFSFPSSGSAPARIRFHDNGQAVVSAARELYALNWRQPTGYSQSKRFGPLATLFQATPDGQQPDYWFGFSSDTLVGWQQTKRKVIKLPPTKNFNLYLDALNPQTVAVATPDFLWLMSPAQLYAQDNLSERNAFAVMPPNVFAVTKLLIDKTGNIWVGTAGYGLRKFSPRIKQFQAYLPNTSLSYLFQDQRGQTYVRNQFDYGQLDRSTNNWKSFLSKSGTTQSDRPAYIMQDHQGFFWASIANVQADPHIHQLVKFSPNWQPLKTYPLPPGTAFGLYGNQTREDKFGNLWIGAMNGKLLKFNPVTETFTVFSYQNLLPRQAAEVETYSLYFDGADTGWIGTQSGLIRVDHLQSNPAFSIYKNDITKRESLSNDFVSSTINDPDQPGKYLWVSTKGGGLERLDKQTGQFRHFTEAQGLPNKVVYGILTDEFKNLWMSTNRGLAQFNPRTFRFRNYTKADGLQDDEFNTGSFLKTASGELLFGGVNGLTAFQPKDVAATTAGSAPPVQIIGLKINNEAVAVGASDGILPESIEQTQRLDLSYTQNLVTLEFAVMDYANSAKNQYRYRLEGIDQNWVEAGTNRFANYAQLPDGNYTLHVMGSTDGQIWSKPVDLQIRVHPPFYRSWWAYLLYILGAIVIVWQLYRFQKQRWLLQQQVIFEQKEASRLAELDALKTQFFTNISHEFRTPLTLILGPLTALKEQLRTENVVTLTASVVNLMEQNSNRLLRLINQLLDLSKLSAGQLQPTLESGDMATFFRTLASSFSSLAESRQIRFSFSQQYAHFQTSFDHDKIEKIVTNLLSNAFKFTPEGKQVHLHVDYPPPVLNR, from the coding sequence TTGGCTCAACTTAAGGGCTGGCAGGAAATTACAATCTCTGAAGGCTTGTCGCAAGGAATGATTTATGATCTTAAACAAGATCATAAGGGCTTCATATGGGCAGCGACTAAAGATGGGCTGAATCGCTATGATGGCTATAATTTCACGGTTTTCACCCACGACGCGTACAATAAATTTAGTCTGTCATCCAATGGCTGTTCGACCTTACTGGTTGATCGTCAGGGGCGTTTATGGATAGGAACCTTAAATCGGGGGCTTAATTTATACGATGATCGAACCCAACGATTCTATCATATAGATCTAAGTGATCCGGCTCTACCTGATGCGGGCAATTTCGAGATTAGTATGTTGGCCGAAGACCCAGAAGGCAACATTTGGGTAGGCACCAGCCAGAATAAACTCGTTAAAATTACCTTGACTGACGCGCTGAAAAACGGGTTTCCTCAACAGGATGATGCTACATCCCAGGTCCAATTCAGCCGGTTTTCATTCCCAAGCAGTGGCAGTGCTCCCGCCCGAATCAGATTTCATGACAATGGACAGGCGGTGGTTAGTGCCGCCCGAGAATTATACGCACTGAACTGGCGACAACCGACTGGCTATTCGCAAAGTAAGCGGTTCGGTCCACTAGCCACCCTGTTCCAGGCAACACCCGACGGGCAACAACCTGACTACTGGTTTGGATTCAGTTCGGATACACTCGTTGGCTGGCAGCAGACCAAACGAAAGGTGATCAAGTTGCCGCCTACTAAAAACTTTAATCTGTATCTCGATGCCCTTAATCCTCAAACGGTTGCCGTAGCAACACCCGATTTTTTGTGGCTTATGTCGCCCGCCCAACTCTACGCGCAGGATAATCTGTCGGAACGCAATGCATTTGCCGTTATGCCGCCAAATGTGTTTGCAGTTACCAAACTCCTGATCGATAAAACCGGGAATATCTGGGTAGGTACAGCGGGTTATGGACTTCGAAAATTCAGCCCGCGCATCAAGCAGTTTCAGGCTTACTTACCCAATACCTCACTCTCATATCTATTTCAGGATCAACGGGGTCAGACTTATGTGCGAAATCAGTTTGATTATGGCCAGTTAGACCGCTCTACTAACAACTGGAAATCTTTTTTGAGTAAAAGCGGCACAACTCAATCCGATCGGCCAGCTTACATCATGCAGGATCATCAGGGGTTTTTCTGGGCCTCGATAGCAAACGTCCAGGCCGATCCACATATCCATCAGCTCGTTAAGTTTTCGCCGAACTGGCAACCGCTCAAAACGTATCCGCTGCCGCCCGGTACGGCGTTTGGTCTGTATGGTAATCAAACTCGTGAAGACAAATTCGGGAATCTCTGGATTGGAGCGATGAATGGGAAACTCCTCAAATTCAATCCAGTAACCGAAACCTTTACTGTATTTTCGTACCAGAACCTGCTGCCTCGACAAGCCGCCGAAGTCGAAACCTATTCTCTGTACTTCGATGGAGCTGATACAGGCTGGATTGGTACCCAGAGTGGCCTTATCCGGGTCGATCATCTACAGTCGAACCCGGCTTTTTCGATTTATAAAAATGATATTACTAAGCGGGAAAGTCTGAGTAACGATTTTGTGTCGAGTACCATCAACGACCCTGATCAGCCTGGGAAATACCTCTGGGTAAGCACCAAGGGGGGCGGGCTGGAACGACTTGATAAACAAACCGGGCAGTTTCGGCATTTCACCGAAGCCCAGGGCTTGCCCAACAAAGTGGTCTATGGAATCCTGACAGATGAGTTTAAAAATCTCTGGATGAGCACCAATCGGGGGCTGGCCCAGTTTAATCCCCGGACATTCAGGTTTCGTAATTATACCAAGGCCGATGGGCTTCAGGACGATGAATTTAATACGGGTTCATTTCTTAAAACCGCATCGGGTGAGTTACTCTTTGGGGGCGTAAACGGGTTAACCGCGTTTCAACCTAAAGACGTGGCGGCTACAACTGCCGGATCGGCTCCCCCGGTTCAGATCATTGGGCTAAAAATCAATAACGAGGCTGTTGCGGTGGGTGCCTCAGACGGCATCTTGCCAGAAAGTATAGAGCAAACGCAGCGGCTTGATTTGTCGTATACGCAGAATCTGGTAACTCTGGAATTTGCCGTAATGGATTATGCCAATTCGGCCAAAAATCAATATCGATATCGACTGGAGGGCATTGACCAGAACTGGGTGGAAGCCGGTACGAATCGATTTGCGAACTATGCCCAATTGCCTGATGGTAACTACACCCTTCATGTGATGGGCTCGACCGATGGTCAGATATGGAGTAAGCCCGTCGACTTGCAGATTCGGGTGCATCCGCCATTTTACCGCAGTTGGTGGGCCTATTTGCTGTATATACTTGGGGCGATTGTTATTGTCTGGCAGCTATATCGGTTCCAGAAACAACGGTGGTTGTTGCAGCAGCAGGTGATTTTTGAGCAGAAAGAGGCCAGCCGTCTGGCGGAACTCGATGCACTGAAAACGCAATTCTTTACCAATATTTCCCACGAGTTTCGCACCCCGCTGACGTTGATTCTTGGTCCATTGACTGCATTAAAAGAACAGCTTCGGACGGAAAATGTGGTCACGTTAACGGCATCAGTTGTGAATTTAATGGAACAGAACAGTAATCGGCTACTCCGCCTGATCAACCAGCTCCTCGATCTGAGTAAACTATCGGCGGGTCAACTTCAGCCAACACTGGAAAGTGGCGATATGGCTACATTTTTTCGAACCCTGGCCAGTTCGTTCAGCTCATTGGCCGAAAGTCGACAAATCCGGTTCTCGTTCTCACAGCAATATGCCCATTTTCAGACTAGTTTCGATCATGACAAAATCGAGAAAATAGTAACCAACCTACTCTCAAACGCCTTCAAATTCACCCCAGAGGGAAAGCAGGTCCATCTGCATGTCGACTATCCGCCCCCCGTCCTCAACCGGTGA
- a CDS encoding FG-GAP repeat domain-containing protein, translating to MLRPLSSLLVLSALIGATAPEPTLRFNRYFVAAESYESVGVFDVDKNDTLDIVSGDFWYEGPRFRNRHLIGNEPRKDQYYDDFSTIPLDVNGDGRMDFVTGGWFDQTLRWVENPAKKDSQWPLHEIGKVGNVETTRAWDIDGDGTVDIVPNNPNHPLKYLKLVSPGVFKTVTVAPTQGHGLGFGDVNGDGRGDLIVSDGWLEAPENRESGPWTLHKEFAFGTASVPIIVADVNGDKQNDLIVGQGHSYGLHWYEQTRDANGQRAWTKHLIDDKNSQYHCLEWIDITGDGRPELLTGKRFRAHNGRDPGEEDPVGLYYFTWDASKKQFVKHDIAYGQAGVGKGTGIYFAVADLHKTGRKDLIVAGKDGLVVFFNEGFLKK from the coding sequence ATGCTTCGACCTCTTAGTAGCCTTCTGGTACTATCTGCCCTTATCGGCGCAACTGCTCCCGAACCTACACTTCGCTTTAACCGCTACTTTGTGGCTGCCGAAAGTTATGAATCGGTAGGTGTGTTTGACGTCGATAAAAATGACACACTTGACATCGTGTCCGGCGATTTCTGGTACGAAGGTCCTCGTTTTCGCAATCGGCATCTCATTGGAAACGAGCCGCGTAAAGACCAATATTATGACGATTTTTCGACCATTCCGCTCGATGTCAATGGGGATGGACGTATGGATTTTGTAACCGGTGGTTGGTTTGATCAAACACTGCGGTGGGTCGAAAATCCAGCGAAGAAAGATAGCCAGTGGCCCTTGCACGAGATTGGCAAAGTTGGTAATGTCGAAACGACCCGCGCCTGGGATATAGATGGTGATGGCACCGTTGACATTGTGCCTAATAACCCAAACCACCCCCTTAAATACCTCAAGCTGGTTAGTCCGGGTGTATTCAAAACCGTTACAGTGGCGCCGACGCAAGGGCATGGGCTCGGCTTTGGCGATGTGAATGGCGATGGTCGGGGTGATCTGATTGTGAGCGATGGTTGGCTTGAGGCCCCTGAAAATCGGGAATCAGGTCCCTGGACATTGCATAAAGAGTTTGCCTTCGGCACGGCCAGTGTACCCATCATTGTGGCCGATGTGAATGGCGATAAACAGAATGACCTCATTGTAGGGCAGGGGCACAGTTACGGTCTGCACTGGTACGAACAAACCCGCGATGCCAATGGGCAACGCGCCTGGACAAAGCACCTGATCGATGATAAAAACTCACAATATCATTGCCTGGAGTGGATTGATATTACAGGCGATGGACGCCCAGAACTACTAACCGGCAAACGTTTCAGGGCGCATAATGGCAGAGATCCCGGCGAAGAAGATCCCGTTGGCCTGTACTATTTCACCTGGGATGCATCGAAAAAACAATTCGTGAAGCACGATATTGCGTATGGGCAAGCAGGCGTTGGCAAAGGAACTGGAATTTACTTTGCGGTGGCCGATTTGCACAAAACTGGCCGGAAAGACCTTATTGTGGCCGGGAAAGATGGCTTGGTTGTATTTTTTAACGAGGGCTTCTTGAAAAAATAG
- a CDS encoding SusC/RagA family TonB-linked outer membrane protein → MKKHLPPQPWFGRQLYRSATPLLLAFSCLNLTYAKTPTDRGNITTVADRTLTGQVSDEKNEALPGVSVIIKGTQRGTVTDANGRYRLDIPDGTSTLVFSFVGYLPQEVQVSNQASVNISLKTDSKVLDEIVVIGYGTSKKSDLTGAVSGVKEAELLERPAPSLNQQLSGRLPGVQVNTNSGRPGGRTTIRIRGFSSINSSNNPLYVVDGVMLPQGTGDQFSNPIDYINPNDIVNVEVLKDASSTAIYGARGANGVILVSTKKGKAGESRITYDTQFSVNTIGPNKPQVLNAKQYLATEDLAYANIAKFDPAGWAAGKYTNLDPIARRKAFSAAHPGVFDANLNPLYDTDWFKESSQNSISQNHQLGFSGGNERTQYSLSLNYRDDQGLIKTSYMKRYSGRFSIDDQVKSWLKIGGTLSYNNQSENLVDINDAVARQIVEDFPFLPVRYPDTGIFAENRDYPQAEGTMSSVHRLMDRKYIQNTQTTLGSLYTNINFGKGLEMRTVLGANVQTQEVNQSQTRTLNIGGNGNADVANNRTSFWSLENYLTYNKQFGQDHSFTGLLGISWQETNYFGIGAAVSGFATDYFGFNNLGAGATNPSVRSGANRFAFNSYFGRINYGYKNKYLFTATGRADGSSKFGENNKFAFFPSAALAWRISEEDFLKGNQTVSNLKLRGSYGLTGNSEIPPYQSLSLLSSTYTTVYGDTRVSGTGIDRLANPDLKWEKTAQTDVGLEIGLFKGRVNMELDYYYRLTTDMLLDAPVPRTSGYATIRRNVGSMQNQGFEFSINTVNVNKGSFTWNTTFNISMNRNKVLSLATPSDIFGVGGPNFTNQTNIIRIGEPVGAFWGLTRLGTWSEAERDQAAQFTSYRNGLTLLPGDIKYLDVNGDKAITDADRSIIGNGSPKGWGALTNNFKLGNFDATLELQYMYGNDVMLMNLHPSEDRQALANSYTSVLNAWTPTNQNTMIAQIRDTRAGYVTNVDSHWVKDGSFLRGKNALIGYTFPSAVTNKLKLNRLRVYASSQNFFLLVSDPIIGDPEVTPTNQGTGSSAFSQGQIWHNYPKPTTYLVGLQIGL, encoded by the coding sequence ATGAAAAAACACTTACCTCCTCAACCTTGGTTTGGAAGGCAGTTATATCGCTCGGCAACGCCTTTGCTACTGGCATTTAGCTGTCTTAACCTAACCTACGCAAAGACCCCCACCGATCGGGGCAACATAACAACCGTTGCAGACAGGACTCTGACAGGACAGGTTAGCGATGAGAAAAATGAAGCGTTACCGGGCGTAAGTGTCATTATTAAAGGAACACAGCGTGGTACCGTTACGGATGCCAATGGTCGTTATCGACTAGACATACCCGATGGTACATCTACCCTTGTATTTTCGTTCGTAGGCTACCTTCCTCAGGAAGTTCAGGTTTCCAATCAGGCTTCGGTGAATATCAGCCTGAAAACAGACAGCAAGGTATTGGATGAAATTGTCGTTATCGGTTACGGTACGTCAAAAAAATCAGATTTAACGGGTGCTGTTTCGGGCGTAAAAGAGGCTGAGCTGTTAGAACGCCCAGCTCCTTCACTTAACCAGCAGCTTTCTGGCCGACTACCAGGTGTACAGGTAAACACCAACTCAGGCCGTCCTGGTGGCCGTACTACTATCCGTATTCGTGGATTTAGCTCGATTAACTCGTCGAACAACCCACTTTATGTTGTTGACGGTGTTATGCTTCCACAAGGTACTGGCGATCAGTTCAGTAACCCAATTGACTACATTAACCCGAACGATATCGTCAATGTAGAAGTATTGAAAGATGCTTCGTCGACTGCCATCTATGGAGCACGGGGCGCTAACGGCGTTATTCTGGTCTCGACCAAAAAAGGTAAAGCAGGCGAAAGCCGGATTACCTACGACACACAGTTCAGCGTAAATACCATTGGCCCCAATAAGCCACAAGTGCTCAATGCAAAACAGTACTTGGCTACTGAGGATCTGGCTTATGCGAACATAGCCAAGTTTGATCCAGCTGGCTGGGCGGCTGGGAAATATACGAACCTGGACCCTATAGCTCGACGGAAAGCATTCAGTGCAGCCCACCCAGGCGTTTTTGATGCGAACCTGAACCCATTGTATGATACCGATTGGTTCAAGGAATCGTCGCAGAATTCGATTTCCCAAAACCATCAGTTAGGCTTCAGCGGTGGTAATGAGCGTACGCAGTATTCGCTATCGCTTAACTATCGCGACGATCAGGGGCTGATCAAAACCTCGTACATGAAACGGTATTCTGGCCGCTTCTCCATTGACGATCAGGTAAAAAGCTGGCTCAAAATTGGTGGTACGCTGAGCTATAACAACCAGAGTGAAAACCTGGTCGATATCAATGACGCTGTAGCGCGTCAGATCGTGGAAGACTTCCCATTCCTGCCTGTTCGGTATCCTGACACAGGTATCTTTGCTGAAAACCGCGACTATCCACAGGCTGAAGGTACAATGAGTTCGGTACACCGTCTGATGGATCGGAAATACATTCAGAACACGCAAACGACATTAGGTAGCCTGTATACAAACATCAATTTTGGTAAAGGGCTGGAAATGCGAACCGTTCTAGGTGCGAACGTTCAGACTCAGGAAGTTAACCAGTCGCAAACCCGTACGCTGAACATTGGTGGTAACGGTAACGCTGATGTTGCCAACAACCGTACCTCGTTCTGGTCGCTGGAAAACTACCTGACCTACAACAAGCAGTTTGGCCAGGACCATTCGTTTACCGGCTTATTGGGTATTTCGTGGCAGGAAACCAACTATTTCGGTATTGGTGCTGCTGTTAGTGGATTTGCTACCGATTACTTTGGATTCAACAACTTAGGCGCTGGTGCAACCAACCCTTCTGTTCGATCAGGTGCTAACCGATTTGCCTTTAATTCGTACTTCGGTCGGATTAACTACGGTTATAAAAACAAGTACCTGTTCACAGCGACAGGTCGGGCCGATGGTTCGTCTAAATTCGGGGAAAACAACAAATTCGCGTTTTTCCCATCGGCGGCTTTAGCATGGCGTATTTCGGAAGAAGACTTCCTGAAAGGAAATCAGACCGTTTCTAACCTGAAACTGCGTGGTAGCTATGGTCTGACGGGTAACTCGGAAATCCCACCTTATCAGTCGCTATCGTTACTTAGCTCCACCTATACTACTGTCTACGGTGACACACGGGTTAGTGGAACCGGTATTGACCGCTTAGCTAACCCCGATCTGAAATGGGAAAAAACAGCTCAGACTGATGTAGGCTTAGAAATTGGTCTATTCAAAGGACGGGTTAACATGGAATTGGATTACTACTATCGTCTAACCACCGATATGTTACTTGATGCACCTGTTCCACGCACCAGCGGCTATGCTACGATTCGGCGCAACGTAGGTTCGATGCAGAACCAGGGCTTCGAGTTCTCGATCAATACGGTGAACGTGAACAAAGGTTCGTTCACCTGGAACACGACGTTCAACATCTCGATGAACCGCAACAAAGTGTTGTCGCTGGCTACGCCATCTGACATTTTCGGTGTAGGTGGTCCGAACTTTACGAACCAAACCAACATCATCCGAATTGGTGAGCCAGTAGGTGCATTCTGGGGATTGACCCGTTTAGGTACATGGAGTGAAGCTGAACGCGATCAGGCAGCTCAATTTACCAGCTATCGGAATGGTTTGACCCTGCTACCTGGTGACATCAAGTACCTTGACGTGAACGGCGACAAAGCAATTACCGACGCTGACCGCAGCATTATTGGTAACGGTAGCCCTAAAGGCTGGGGTGCGTTGACCAACAACTTCAAGTTGGGTAACTTCGACGCTACGCTTGAATTGCAGTATATGTATGGTAACGATGTAATGCTGATGAACCTGCACCCAAGTGAAGACCGGCAGGCTCTGGCAAACAGCTACACCTCTGTATTGAACGCCTGGACGCCAACCAATCAGAATACGATGATTGCTCAAATCCGGGATACACGTGCAGGTTACGTAACGAACGTGGATAGCCACTGGGTTAAGGATGGTTCATTCCTACGGGGTAAAAACGCACTGATTGGCTATACATTCCCATCTGCGGTTACCAACAAGTTGAAGCTGAACCGTCTACGTGTGTATGCCTCTTCGCAAAACTTCTTCCTGTTAGTATCTGACCCAATCATTGGCGATCCAGAAGTAACGCCTACCAACCAGGGAACTGGCAGCAGCGCTTTCTCGCAGGGTCAAATCTGGCACAACTATCCAAAACCAACTACATACCTGGTAGGTCTCCAGATCGGCCTGTAA
- a CDS encoding RagB/SusD family nutrient uptake outer membrane protein, which yields MRHTLVKNISKALLGGLILVGPVGCTDFLKEQAPSNLTPTSFYTIPDHAEAAIAATYQGLRFMGDGAGIFSSNWQLLEALTGTSTTETAQNSDLNNLYGLVHDGNTAHVVNYWNGLYRIIANANQVLDKVPGINPMDAAQKTKILGEARFLRASAYFTAVQLWGDIPLVTKPQTAASADFLPARSSKEDVYKLIVDDLTAAEAAGLAWMDVSGRANLAAVKTQLAKVYLTMAGFPLSKGASYYKLAADKAFEVITYANANPSTINLFTTYDDVHKESNKNRVEHLFMIQYNTSVAGNPMDNFYPNFKPVTYNGPGGTGSSVPVTSFYKSYEAGDLRAKDQVGYFYTTYYTNGNGAQFDLGAPYVFKHFNRTANGTAGVAGTRQNNLNVPQIRYAETLLIYAEAQNEVGGPNQAAYDAMKRIRDRATLTTPDLGTYTQATFREAVWRERWHELCYEQITWFDMVRLRKVYNDKTNGFDNFVGHVNPSSNNQPLQEKHLLLPIPKQELLNNPNLKTQNPGYPGV from the coding sequence ATGAGACATACACTTGTAAAAAATATAAGTAAAGCCTTGCTAGGTGGACTGATATTGGTCGGCCCTGTTGGTTGTACGGACTTCCTGAAAGAACAGGCTCCATCAAACCTAACTCCAACCAGCTTCTACACGATTCCTGACCATGCCGAAGCGGCTATTGCTGCAACCTATCAGGGCCTGCGATTCATGGGAGATGGAGCTGGTATCTTCTCCAGCAACTGGCAGTTACTGGAAGCTCTCACAGGTACATCTACTACAGAAACAGCGCAGAACTCCGATTTAAACAATCTCTACGGGTTGGTGCACGACGGCAATACAGCACACGTAGTGAACTACTGGAATGGCCTTTATCGGATAATTGCCAACGCCAATCAGGTACTGGACAAGGTACCGGGGATTAACCCAATGGATGCGGCTCAGAAAACTAAAATCTTGGGAGAGGCTCGATTCTTACGGGCTTCGGCCTACTTTACGGCAGTTCAGCTATGGGGCGATATTCCTCTGGTTACCAAACCTCAAACGGCAGCATCGGCAGACTTCCTACCAGCTCGCTCATCCAAAGAGGATGTCTATAAACTGATTGTCGATGACCTGACTGCGGCCGAAGCTGCTGGTCTGGCCTGGATGGACGTAAGCGGACGAGCTAATTTAGCTGCCGTAAAAACGCAGTTAGCTAAAGTGTATCTGACTATGGCAGGTTTCCCACTTAGCAAGGGAGCATCGTACTATAAGTTAGCCGCTGACAAAGCGTTTGAAGTAATTACGTATGCAAATGCCAATCCATCGACCATCAATCTGTTTACAACCTATGATGATGTACACAAGGAGAGCAATAAAAACCGTGTAGAGCATTTGTTCATGATTCAGTATAATACAAGTGTAGCTGGTAACCCCATGGACAACTTCTACCCGAACTTCAAACCGGTAACCTATAATGGTCCTGGTGGAACGGGTAGCTCGGTTCCAGTGACTAGTTTTTACAAATCTTACGAAGCTGGAGACCTACGGGCTAAAGATCAGGTTGGCTATTTTTACACCACCTACTACACCAATGGAAACGGAGCGCAGTTCGATTTGGGTGCCCCTTATGTGTTCAAACACTTTAACCGGACTGCCAACGGAACAGCGGGCGTTGCCGGGACTCGGCAGAACAACCTGAACGTGCCCCAAATTCGCTACGCTGAAACACTGCTGATTTACGCTGAAGCGCAAAACGAAGTGGGTGGACCAAATCAGGCAGCTTATGATGCGATGAAGCGTATTCGTGACCGGGCTACGCTTACTACGCCTGACCTGGGCACATATACTCAAGCTACGTTCCGGGAAGCGGTATGGCGCGAGCGGTGGCACGAACTATGCTACGAGCAAATCACCTGGTTCGATATGGTTCGTCTACGGAAAGTCTATAATGATAAAACCAATGGTTTTGATAATTTCGTTGGACACGTGAATCCAAGTTCTAATAATCAGCCATTGCAGGAAAAACATCTGCTGCTTCCAATTCCAAAGCAGGAATTGTTGAACAACCCAAATCTGAAAACTCAGAACCCAGGTTATCCAGGTGTTTAA
- a CDS encoding AraC family transcriptional regulator, with amino-acid sequence MKLQFEKIEPEAGSSFRVIHNTEAETCRVYWHYHPEYEIVYIPFGNGQRRVGTNVSAYEAGELVFIGPNLPHLNFSYGKEGQYEEIVVQMRDDFMGEPFLQKPELTTVKRLFERGHMGLTFGSVTKQQVGPWLEQLPNQPSFDRFLTLLRILHYLADAPDAEPLHANGVQFDLNPKEQERINRVCQYVEQHYAEPVDIHAVADLASLTVPAFCRYFKRMTHLTFTDFVNEYRVNQARRMLHSARTVADVGFAVGFNNLSYFNKTFRAVTGQTPSAYRKALVG; translated from the coding sequence ATGAAACTTCAATTTGAGAAAATAGAACCCGAGGCAGGTAGCTCCTTTCGGGTAATTCATAATACAGAAGCGGAAACCTGTCGGGTTTATTGGCACTATCACCCAGAATACGAGATTGTCTATATTCCGTTTGGGAATGGTCAGCGACGGGTAGGGACGAATGTGTCGGCCTATGAAGCGGGCGAATTGGTATTTATTGGGCCAAATTTACCGCACCTCAATTTTAGTTATGGAAAAGAAGGGCAGTATGAAGAGATTGTAGTGCAAATGCGCGACGATTTTATGGGCGAACCGTTTTTACAAAAGCCTGAATTAACTACGGTTAAACGGTTATTCGAGCGTGGGCATATGGGACTTACATTTGGCTCAGTCACCAAACAACAAGTTGGGCCGTGGTTAGAGCAACTACCTAATCAGCCGTCATTCGATCGCTTTCTCACGCTATTGCGAATATTACACTACTTAGCCGATGCTCCTGACGCCGAACCACTGCATGCCAATGGAGTTCAGTTTGATCTGAATCCGAAAGAACAGGAGCGCATTAATCGGGTTTGCCAGTATGTGGAGCAGCATTATGCCGAACCTGTCGATATTCATGCTGTAGCCGATCTGGCCAGTCTGACTGTGCCTGCTTTTTGCCGCTACTTCAAACGCATGACTCATTTAACGTTTACCGATTTTGTCAATGAATATCGTGTTAATCAGGCCCGACGAATGCTGCACTCTGCCCGTACTGTTGCAGATGTAGGTTTTGCCGTTGGGTTTAATAATTTGTCGTATTTCAATAAGACATTCCGGGCTGTAACGGGCCAAACGCCGAGTGCCTATCGAAAAGCATTGGTTGGCTAG
- the msrA gene encoding peptide-methionine (S)-S-oxide reductase MsrA translates to MKRIHLYALSLLLLAGCAQGQSNDHSPAKLPSLKPGEAVATFAGGCFWALEEGMNQLKGVHEVISGYAGGNVKNPTYEQVGTDETGHAESVQVYYDPKVISYSQLLDAFFAGHDPTTLNRQGPDVGRDYRSVAFYRTPEEKAEIQEAIKRTNDSKHYANRVVTEVTPITVFYPAENYHQNYFALHPNQPYIQSVSLPKVEKLRKAMVGHLKNNTALTMLE, encoded by the coding sequence ATGAAACGAATTCATTTATATGCGCTTAGCCTGCTTTTACTGGCAGGTTGCGCACAAGGTCAATCCAACGACCATAGCCCGGCTAAACTTCCTTCGCTTAAACCTGGCGAAGCCGTAGCAACCTTTGCTGGTGGCTGCTTCTGGGCACTCGAAGAAGGTATGAACCAACTCAAAGGCGTTCATGAAGTCATTTCGGGTTATGCTGGTGGCAACGTTAAAAACCCAACCTACGAGCAAGTTGGAACCGACGAAACTGGCCATGCCGAATCAGTCCAGGTTTACTACGATCCCAAAGTGATCAGTTATTCACAGTTGCTTGATGCTTTTTTCGCAGGCCACGACCCCACCACCCTAAATCGGCAGGGTCCCGATGTTGGTCGTGATTATCGGTCAGTTGCCTTCTACCGGACCCCCGAAGAAAAAGCCGAAATTCAGGAAGCCATCAAACGCACCAACGACTCTAAGCACTATGCCAATCGGGTCGTAACCGAAGTGACGCCAATCACGGTTTTCTACCCAGCCGAGAACTACCATCAAAACTACTTTGCCTTGCACCCCAACCAGCCTTACATTCAGAGCGTATCGCTGCCAAAAGTAGAAAAGTTGCGCAAAGCAATGGTAGGGCACCTCAAAAATAATACAGCGTTAACAATGTTAGAATAG